The genomic DNA TAGCGGGAGCAATTTATGAGTTAATCATTACTCATTGATCAATGTGGTGGAAGGGGAGGGTTGTGGAAAGGAACTCCTTGTTCAGTGGCGCAACTGTTGATAAAAGCTAATATTTCATCCTTCATTATGATGTACAAGAAATAAAAGGTAAGGATCCTTTGCACTAAAATGATATAGAATGATTGCTAGCAGTGCTCAAAATAATACTTGTTACCATAAAGTTGTAATACATAATTGATCCAAACAGCTCATAGTCCCTGGAAAATCTGTTGTGGATAAAATTGAAGAAAACTATGTTTCTgagtttaaatatatattaatatgagTAAAATCTTGATACTTAATTATACAactaattttgtttgtttaaactggATGAAAAATGTTCTTCCAGACTTTGCTCCCCTCTTTGTTTTTGTCTGTGTTTAAGTTAAAATAACTGTGTTGCCACTTTATTTCATTTGTGGTATACGAATTTTTCATTAGTAAGTTTGATCAATTGATGCCTTTGTCGTTGTTTCGTGTTGATTACAGTATAAAGGACTGTCTTTTTTAGGCAGTTAatgtgaaggagaaaaaaatctcTTCCTTGTATGCTTGTAATTGGAACAGTAAGACAAAGGAGCTCAGGTTTTTGCTTCCTGGAAAATGTTTATGCATAGAGTGAAAAACTGCAGACAGAAACTAGTTGGTTAGTACAGGTCTGTTGTTGGTTCCCTGCATAACAATGCAAAGTTTAGGCATTTCTTTCCTTGTAGAAGGAaatagaggcctgttacagactgccaaaataaagctgcttcgagtctctttggaggtatgctatttaaatgatgcatgggtcctaagagtccggaggtcgcgccaaagccgcactccattcctaagcaccggagtgcagctttggtgcagcttctggattcttaggatgcatgcatcatttaaacagcatacctccaaagagacccaaagcagctttattttggcagtctgtaagaggccAGAGTCACCACAGTATAGTGATTcaagcgttggactatgactctggagaccagagaccACAATTTGAATCCCTGCCTGGCGCTGGAAACCCAATAGGTGACTCCGAAGCTCCTTTTGCTTAAAGGCAAAGCCAGTGTAGTATGAAGGTTTTAAGGCTGggctggggtccaaaacacactgcagaaataatccaatctgagaccgctttaactgccctagctcagtgctagggaattctgggaactgtagttttgtgagacatttagccttctctgtctgagagctctggagtcccaactacagttcccagggttccctatgGGTGAGCCAGGGCTCAGTTTAAATGGTCTCAAATTGGactatttctgtggtgtgttttggaccaagtaCTCATGGAGatcaccaccaccagcacccTGGTGATCTTGggtaattcacactctctcagcctaagaggcaagcaatggcaaacatcctctgaataaatattgccaagaaaaccttaggataagttcaccataagtcagaatctaCTTTGAGAgaaggcatatagcaacaatTGCAACACAGATTACATTTGAGAAGTTTAATGATAATGTAAACTGTCTTCTCAGCTTCACACTAGAAACCAGGCTATAGTTCTATTTTAGTTACATCtaactctttatttatttatatcaaatTTATTggatataattatataattaataatgAAGTAAATataaagatgagaagcaaaataAATACTTACAGAAAACAATGTATTCATATAACATAAACTCCAAATATGCCTAGTCTGAAAAGGGTATGAGAACAGTCCATCAACTACACAGGATCAAATAAAGAAAATGTACAGTTATTTAAGTTCAAAAGGTCCACAAATATCTTGACACTTCATAAAGAGTAATGTAAATCTACTAAATGTTGTTGTGATCcacaggtctccagagtcatccagtgttcaaaccactatgccatgctggttctctttaAAGCATAATTTTATGAAAACTAGTAGAACAATTACTCATATTTTTTACCGTGAATGACTATTGACAATACTCAGATTCTGAAATATTGGACAAATCTCCCTTCATGAAACAGATAAATTTCTGAATACacaccttgtctctttctttAATAGAGATTTGGACAGCCCAGTCTACTACTTTGTTTAATCAAGAGTTGTTgtaattgttgtgtgccatcaactcatgtctgacttatggtaaccctaaggtgaagctatcacacgGCTTTGTTGGCAGGATttttgttcagatttttttttttaaccactgctttggagtcctagtccaaaacctaaatcactataccatgctggcttttcagcCAAGTATTTATTTGGATTTAACTTGAATCCTGCTTGTTATAATTGCTGTATATCTGTTCATTCACTGCAGAtgataattaaaaatacagagcCTGTTCAATTTATGATTAGTTTTTAAAACTCCACTTGATCTAGTTTTCATCTTCTGTAAACTGGAGGAAAAATGCCTTACTCAAATcctcagtggaaagagaggagTTCTCCTCTTTTACCAGAGGTGTATGTGCGTGTCTAAGAACTTTATCCTGCAAAATATAGCCATCCTCTGAATTGCATTGGCATTGTGCAGAATTCCATTACAAAATGGTATTAGTGTATTTCATGTTCTTATCTAACAGGGGCATGTATCTAAAGCTTATGTTGTAAAGAATCTGCTTAATGCATGGAGCAATATTTATTTCACAGATTATTCAAGAACATGAGAAAATCAGATTCCATACAAACAGGCTGTCTCACATAACCAATTGTTCCTGTATATTTATTATGGGACACTATTGCTTGCATATCAATGCACGGAGAAGCACAAGGCTAATGCCTTGGGCAGGAGGGAGGCCCTCTGGATTGCCAAATTGAAGAAGGGTCTGTTGGTCACCAcccttcctccaaggagctcagaGCAGGGATAAGGAACTCCCTCTTCATCTTATCACAACAGCCCCTGAGGCCTGGGAGTGTGGATGCTTGTGCCAGAATAACTGAGTGAACTTTGCATCTGAAAGGAGGATGAAACCCACTTCTTTCCAACCCCAAATCCACTTAGTTTTTTTAGTACACCACACTGGGATCAATGTGATAATGTTGTTTCCTATCTTGTATTATTACAGGAACTATATTTCAAGAACCTGTCTAAGcagaaacaaaagcaaataatGGAGAAGAATGGGAACAACCGGAAACTTCGGGTTTGTGTTGCTACTTGTAACCGAGCTGATTATTCCAAATTGGCACCAATCATGTTTGGAATTAAAGCAGAACCACAGTTCTTTGAGCTTGATGTGGTGGTTCTGGGATCCCACCTGATTGATGACTATGGGTAAGCGATATACTGTTGTTTCTTCCTGTCATACTGAATTGAGTGAGGGAAGAAATTCTTTAAATGGTTCTCTTTATCCCAGATTGATCCACAATAGATACTAATCCTTAAGGTATTTCAAACAGATGTTACTACAGTTCAGACTTCATTTGTGAAGTCCAGTAACTGTAGAAACACATTAATGTACACAGGATGTAAgagctttgttttatttcttaacaTATTTGTCCTCATCAAGAGTTAGGATGGATTCCCCATCCATACCTCAGGTCAACAGGATCAGGCTCACATCTACTGAGCTTTGCAAACAGTACAATATCAGGTCCATCCAGACCATTCATTCAGTCATTATTCTTCCATTTATTGTTTAAAGGAGGAATACTTTTTCGAGCTACTTCAGTCATGCCTTGGGTCTATCATTGAAGCCTTATCATAACTTTGATTTATTAAACATAGCCACTTTATTGGTTGTGATAATGTGTTCTGATAGTCACTGACAGATAAGTGAACACTCTAGTGTTATATTAAGTATGAAAGATTAGCAAGCCCATGATGATAACCCCATCAACACAGCCTTAGTCCATTATATAAAAGATTGTATATTACACAGTGGTTAACCAATAATTTAAGTAATTCAGTTTATTTTTTCAAAGTAGGTGTATAGTCTAGTGCAGACTGTGTTTGCACATACTTTTAAGTTGGTATGAACTGAACAATCATTTTGGTGCTGTTTTGCAACAGTTTGTTTAGTATAGTATTATGCAGTAGTAATGTAGTAGTAAACTGTTtctttaaatgaggaaaacaaatACTAGCTTTCACCTTTCTGGCTAAAATAAAAGTGCAGTCCCTTCGTTGTATAGAATATTGCTGTCTCCAGTGGCAATCCATGCTCTCTTTCTACCTGGGGCAGGAGGAGAAGCACTGCTTTCCCATCTTTACAGTAGTGGAAAACCCTTGAAATaagtttcttcctttttctgaagtacagtggatccttgttatacgctggggtttggttccaaaatcccccgtgtataacaaaatccgtgtatgctcaagtcccattaagtataatgacatagcaaaatggtatccctaataaaaaatggaacatcaaggtaaatttatacttttttggaacattttcaaaccgtgtatgcttaaatccgtgtataacaaatccgtgtataagaaggtccgactGTATAGTTTAATTCCTTTTGATATCAGTGGATCTTTTCTAGGTATGACTAAGTCTTGGTCCAGCCCCTTGATCTATAGGTATGTGGCATTACAGTCTAAAaatttctccccttttctttatAGTAACACTTACCGTATGATTGAGCAAGATGACTTTGACACCCACACCAGGCTACACACAATAGTGAGAGGAGAAGATGAGGCAGCCATGGTGGAGTCAGTTGGTCTTGCCTTGGTCAAGCTACCAGATGTCCTCAATCGCCTGAAGCCTGACATAATGATAGTCCATGGAGACAGGTTTGATGCCCTTGCGTTGGCGACATCTGCGGCCTTAATGAACATTCGAATTCTTCACATTGAAGGTGGGGAAGTCAGTGGGACCATAGATGACTCCATCAGGCATGCCATAACCAAGTTGGCCCATTACCATGTGTGTTGCACAAGAAATGCAGAACAGCATTTGATATCTATGTGTGAAGACCATGACCGGATCCTCCTGGCAGGTTGCCCTTCGTATGACAAGTTGCTGTCTGCCAAAAATAAAGATTACATGAGCATTATCCGCATGTGGTTAGGTAGGTGTGTTGCATGTATATACAGTGAGCAACATGTGACTCACCAAACTGTGCAGTCTGCCAATTTTTTGTGTTATCTTGCCAAATATTTGATCATTTAGTCCCAGGTAGTCACAAAAAATTGTTTATATAGTCCATAACGTGTCTGCCATCATGTTTGACAGGTTGCATTTAGTTTAGTGAGCCATAGGTTGTTCAGGCTTACTTTAGATTATGtattacaggggtaggcaacctttttgagccggggggcaggttgctgtccctcagacaactggggggccgaagccaaaaaataaataattaaatacttttttaaaaaattaaataaattaataaaccgggataaatgtaggacaaaattttcaaatggagaacactttttttaaaataaaaaatggaggacatgctaaaaaatttgctgatttttaaaaaaatgttaatataaatgcatgtttctaaggcttctatagacaatttccccccttgcccgccgcttgccccccttgcccgcctcctcctgataggccaaaggccccacgccctcacacaagaggccaaaggctccgacggcaatcggcggcaggacaaggctggggccggtcccaaggccttgccaggccgcatccggcccgcgggccgcaggttgcctacccctgatgtattATAAATGGGTGCTGTGCTCTTATGCAGATTAGAGAAGTAGACAAGAGGAAATGGGAAGTGAAGTCTATTGGTATTTGGAAGTGTATATAGAATATTATACTGcataaatactttaaaagcaTCTGATCTGTATAATCTTGGAatttaagtggtgtcaaccctGGCTATTACTTGGCCAGGAGACCGCTAAcgtataccaggtgctgtaggctacatttcagaggaaggaactggcaaaaccacctctgagtattccttgcttaagaaagccCTATGCATTACACACAGTATAGTGAATATATAAGCAGTGCACTGTTCCCTTTGTAATAAAAATGCAGCAGCTTATATCACAAAGATTTCTAGCTTATTGTACTGATTCAGAAGAACTAAGTCCATCCTTTGGCATTTGACAGGAGATGTTTCTAAGTTTAAAATCTCCTGTATTTGGGGACCAAAGTGGgagctttctttttaattttatttttaggaaaATTTAAAGCatgtccttttcttcctttctttgcccATTTCAGCATAGATAAACAGGATAACCAACTGTCTGTGTCTTTAACAGTAAATTAGGACACTTTAGTTTCTTCAGGTGACTTGTCAGGAATATGAACAGCTAGATGCAGGTATTAAAATAATGGATGGCCTCATTACACACCCTATTAAAATTTGATTATATCTTTCCTGTGGGTGGGTGGATAATGCAATAAATGGTCCAGTTTATTAATGACTTTGGAAGACTGCCTTACTTCATGGTGGAAGAAATCTTGGTTGATTTtcataaatgaaatattttcaacattggtgttattgttattgcaattgttttcttcttcagtccaAGAGGAGTTCTAGTTTTTCTTTCAAgtggtgtgttttatttttacttggtTTTCACAGGTGAGGATGTAAAACCAAAGGATTATATAATAGCTTTACAACACCCAGTGACCACAGACATTAAGCATTCCATAAAGATGTTTGAATTGACTTTGGATGCCCTCATCTCTTTTAACAAGAGGACACTGGTTTTATTCCCAAATATCGATGCAGGTGAGTGTGATGGATTTTTACTGAATGAGCTTAAAATTTGGGATAGAAGCACTATAGCTTTTTTCTTGCCACATCTTTGTATTGCATATAATGGATTCTTGGCGTAGTACCAGCAGCTAAGTTTTAAAGTTGTAATTCATAGCTTTTTTCTAGAAAAGAACATATGACCTAGCAAAGTTAGGTCAAATCCAGCTTGTTTCATTTAGAAAAAAAGTTAAGCAAGGATTTAACTTGCAGATTGAAATGGTGGATATTAAAGGTGCTTACTGTACATAGTCAGCTATaggttgagaaatttatgcccccaaaATTAACCCTAAAAGGCagggtcgacttatatatggaTCGGTacactaatactgcttagaaaggtcctgaaacaagtcCTGCCTGATGCCCTACTCTTCGCCACTCTTTGTGCCTCGAGGCAGgagtttgtgcatgtgtgtgtgaaagagtttCCCAATCCAGTTTGAAAGCCTCTCTTCCCATCACAGAAACACCCCTTTTAGCTCCACTTCTTTGCCTTCCCAATCCGATTTGAAAGCTTTCTCTTctcatcaaagaaacaccccatttaactccacttcttttccttcccaatctgatgttaaaacctctcctccaccACCAGAGAAGATGGGGAGAGGTCCAGAGATGGAGGCacggaagtggtgttttcccctttccatcttcccttgacttatccatgtgtcatatcaaaatccattatttttatcctgaaatctttctcaatttatacatgaggccgacttgtacatgagtatgtGTTGTTCTTTAATTACGGTGCTAATGTTGGAAACATAACTGTTGTAGGGGTCAGTAGTTAAATTATATTGTAAAGCCTAGTTCTGTCTGATAGATCATTGTGTCTGCTGGGCTGTTTTACATCAATAATGGAGATGTTCTGAtatttaacaacaaaaattaagGTAACTGAATCCTATTAGTACTTCATGCCACTGATAAGGATCATCCAACAGTTATGGAAGAGTTTGGGTGTAGTAGATTTGCTATTCATGTGTTTATATAATGCTGCTTGTACTAACAATGTTGGTAATAATAGTCATTCTATTAAGATACAGTTGATTCATTATATGATGTATGGTTGTTTTTACCACAGGGAGCAAAGAAATGGTTCGGGTAATGAGGAAGAAAGGTGTTGAGCACCACCCAAATTTCCGAGCTGTAAAGCATGTTCCTTTTGACCAGTTCATTCAGTTAGTGGCTCATGCTGGTTGTATGATTGGAAACAGCAGCTGTGGTGTTCGAGAAGTTGGGGCTTTTGGTACCCCAGTCATCAATCTTGGAACACGCCAGATAGGAAGAGAAACAGGTATCATATTaatgtggtgggttttttttaaaataccatggggcccgaacagacaggccaaaataaagctgcttcgggtcactttggaggtatgctgtttaaatgacacacacatcttaagatgccagaagctgcaccaaagctgtgctccagtccttaagactggagcatggttttggcgcagcttccagcctcttaacacacatgcagcatttaaacagcatacctccaaagtgacccgaagcagcattattttggcctatctgttcaggcccttagagaATAACAATGTTGCTTTTCACAGACTATAGCCCCCATCTTCTGGAATGGAAAGTATTCTCCTCTGTTGACAACTAGATGTTTGTGCTCATAAAGCTGCCTTCCTATGTTAGTTTTTTAAAGTGTGCCCAGCTCTCTTAATAATTAGAAAGGCTATTGAACAAATGTATTTTACCTTGTTTTTATAAAGTAGCATCCTTTGTAGTAGTTTGCTCTTCAATGAGAGTGAGAAGAAATCTTTTTCATGCAGAAAGGTATtaacaggcgcgttacagacgggcccatgaggcgccgtcattacgcgtgaggggcggtgcttcctgaccgccttgccccttgcacgtaatgactacgtcaaaatggcggctgccgttccacatggccactgccattttgatgtagcagacgctctgcgtccacatgTCGCACCCCAGaggtgacaccgcaagtgcgtggctagcgcctcacggcgtctcttccagggcccaggaaggagtgtgattttcgcgctccttctctgcagtgtccgggaaccgcaccgtttggctgctgcagttcccggatgctgcaaccggcggtggcggcagaccaccacttctcggcagtctgtaacgggccacagtaACATAAAATAGTCTTTGCTGTCTGAGTTAAATCACCAGTTGAATTGGAAACTGGACAGTAATGTTGCTAATGCCTTGAAAACTGGTTAATGTTCTCAGGCAGGACAAACATTTTAAAACGGGAAATGGGatgatttcttctctttttcctcaaACAGAACCTGACAAGCAACATAAATAGGGTTTCTTCAGAGTTCTTGTGTGTTGGGGACTACAGACAGATATACACACATCTTAGTGGACGTAATAAGAAGAGACAGAGATAAAGGGGGATAGTCTTTCCCTACTGCTGAGATATGGGTCACTCAGAAGAGTTAGGGGCTGCCAGTGACATTCACgttcaaattatttttgactCATCAACTTACTATGTTTGTATTGTGTGTACAAAATTACAATTTCTCTATTAGTTGTTGATTTGCTTGTGCTCTTTTTTTGATATGCTTGAAAAAGCCCACTATAGTTGTCTTGCTTCTACCCCATTTTcactttggtttgtttttaaaactattacCTCCCTTCATTATTGAAAAGGTCAGCTATGACAGCTTGTATGTGTGCATGGGGGTTTGTATTACCTTATTTGACTGGTATGTTTTATGATTCCAAAAAGGCTGAATGGGtaaggggcttctgggagctaaggGCAAAAGTAGTGTGCATGGTTGTTTGCACCTGGTGTATTTAACCTTCATAACCTATGTGTTCTCCACTCTTATTAAAccaatacatgttgttgttgtttttcctgttgttgttgacGACTATCAAGTCAATTTTATGtaaaccctatgaatgagagcactccagtcatcaactgccctgctcagtacTTGCAAGATTGGGTCTGTGCCTTCTTTTATTGAGTCAATAcatctgtaatatggtcttctttttcctcctgccttccactttaccactTTTACTGTAATTCAATGGTATTAAGGAACACAAGTTGACATATCATAATTTAAAGTTGCTGTTCAGAACTAGTTGTCCTAGAAAGGGCCATCTACTGTGGCACCATTTGAACTTGCATTTCTTTAGAATGTCGCAAATGCCATATGGGCATACTTAGTTATAATATTTTAGTGAAAGCAAAACGAGTTTTTATCATGTTTTCAAGAAAATATAGTATATTCAGCCCTGTGCTTCATCTTTGGTTCAGATATACACACATTGCCATTGCCAACAGATATTAAAACATCAGCATAATTCTAAATAATTATATTAGTTTGCCTGCCTGCAATGCAGGTGcaatttctcttcattttaacTGTAATGTCAGCATTTGTAGCTGTGGATTAGTGCAGGATCTTCCTGTACTAGGCATTTACATGCTGGGATAGCACTGATGGCATTCAAAAGGAAGTACTCTGTTTCAAATTCAGTTTCTTGTTACAATATCATTTTTgtgacttcttttaaaaaattaaggtgAAAATGTCCTTCATGTTCGTGATGCTGACACCCAGGACAAAATACTGCAAGCCCTGCATCTCCAGTTTGGAAAACAATATCCTTGGTAAGTTTAGTCATGTAAATGGTTGCAAGAGATATTAAAGCACGTGGGAAAATACTGTGGTTGTAGCAGCTCTTTTCTCATAGCATCACTACAAtttacactgcataaataattcagGTTGTCgctgctttaactaccttggcttcactctatggaaccctgggatttctagtttgttgtggtaccagagctctgacagagaagggtaaataccCCACAAAACTATCAATCCAAGAAATCagtagcattgaactatggcagttaaagtggtagcaaactgcattaattcttcagtgtagatgcacaggAGTGTTCTGATCTTAAGCATCAGTAGATAGCAGCTGTGAATTAAACTAGCATAAGATTACATCTGAGAGAGTGAGAAAagaaccacagattctccagttcaGATCTCCTCTTGGGCATGGTGGCCTCAGACAAGACACTGAAGTCAATCTCACTGGCAAACTGGTTTTTCATTTACAGTACATTCCATTTGATAAAAATAAAGGAGCGGGACACAGTGACCTGaggtataaatatatacagtaattaccaATAATATTGGTAGTCATTACCAATAATATctccatactttaaaaaaactaacaaacatgtttatataaaaaagtactgtaatataatacagtgggctcttgatatctgctgaggtttggttacaggactcCCCATGGAGACTGtagcttagtaaaatggtgtcccttctaaaaactgtaaaatcaaggtttgctttttggaattatatatattattaaaaatttcaagctttggatggttgaatctatggatatagaatctatggatatggagggcagacttaTTTTAAATTGCAGACTTACTTGGTCTTTGGGTGCAGTGCCTAGTTCATAAAAGCATAGTAGAAATAACGTGAATAATGTGTGTTTATTGTTGCCTGCTAGGCAAAAAAACAGCTAGTAAGTTATTTAGTAAACAGTTATGCGGTTTGGTGTATAGGTATAAAAAGCTTTCATTTTAGGTCTTCTTAAATCTTACCCTTTCAGCTGAAACAGGCAAGATGTAAATGCACTTAAGTTAGGCTGAATTGTAGTAAACATTTCAACCTACTAAAAGTATGACTTATTTCCTGATGCAGTAGTATATTTATCTTTATCCTACTGTGATCTAGAATGAATTAGATGGGATTGTGAGGTATGTTATTCTTGCTTTATGCATTCctattgcttttttgttttttgatgcaATAGTTCTAAAATATATGGGGATGGGAATGCTGTTCCAAGAATCTTGAAGTTCCTTAAATCTATTGACCTCCAAGAACCTCTTCAAAAGAAGTTCTGCTTTCCTCCTGTAAAGGAAAACATTTCACAAGATATTGACCATATCCTAGAAACCCAGAGTGCACTGGCAGTGGATCTAGGTGGAACAAACCTCCGGGTAGCAATTGTCAGCATGAAGGTAAACAAACTGTAACACTGGGGTGGTGTGGGGGAAATGTCTCTGAGGAGAGGGTGAATTCACACAAccaattttaaataattattttaaaaataatgattttaaaaactatggctggcatcctttattgcagttacagattcgtAACCTAGCATTATGGACTCCTAACTGCTCCATATCCAGTAAGACTGCATAGTCTTACTCAGATTCAGTTGGCAGCTGAAAAGACCTCCTTCACctgatgtggctgctggctgttaaggtgggctcAGGGTCTGGACCAGGAGAGATGCATATATAACTCAGTAGCCAATGTAGAATATTagtgattatttaaaaaaaactatacaatatgcacatttcatttatttataggccacctttctcctggattagaacccaaagcagctcacaaaaatATAGAAACTTAACAAAAGGCTGCAGGTGCCAGGCATCATCTTAGAAGGGGCTCTCATAATCTTTGCCCTCACAGAATAGGGATGCGCTGTTAAAATGGCACCTACTACCACATATATATGTGCCTCATCTACAAACTGTGGCTTTTTATTGGTTTAATCATGTTAATAATTAAAATTGAACCATCCAACCAAAGCTTAATTAAGACACCTGTCAGCTGGCAACACTGCGTCACATTTTTATTGTGGAGAGCATTGGCCCaattgtttctctttcctctgcagCGTAACAGACAGCAGGTAAACAGGGACTTAGCTTGGGCCTGTGGCTTTAGGAAATGATAGGTGGAAGGAGCACATCCAGCCCTGGGGATGTTCTTGCATACACACAAATGTTTCACTTGGCTCATATGACAATTTGCATGCCAtgcataattgtgtgtgtgtatttgagaaTCTACGGCAAAGCTACTACTAAAATAGAGGAACAGTAAGTAGAAAAAATACAAGAAGCTTAATGGTTTTTCATTTCATTAAGGGTGAAATTGTGAAGAAATATACTCAGCAGAACCCCAAAACATATGAGGACAGACTAGAACTGATCCTTAAGATGTGTGTTGAGGCTGCATCAGAAGCAGTaaatctgaactgcagaattcTGGGTGTGGGTAAGTTTTTAACAGCAGCATATTTTCTGTCTCACAAAATTAGACTAATACACAACATGTTACTGTGCTAAACGTTTTAGATATAATATAATTCTAGTTCTGAAGTGACAGACTCTGAGAAATAGCTAAAGAAAGACACACAAATTCTTTCAAAAACCAGGAGTTAAAGTGAGGGATGAGACATAGTACTGTATAAGCATCTtggtcttccttctcctttttaatTGTAAATCCATTTGTAAATTCCATCTATATATCATTCTTTTGTTATCAATTTGTTAATTTTCAAGAAACAGATAAATAATTCAAAACAGCAAGCACATCCCTGAATATCAAGGAACTTTCCAGAACCAAAGTTATTTATGTGATTACTTCCTCCCAAAATATAGCTACTGTGAGACAACACCAAAACATAGGTATTAAAGAAGCATTAGCTGTATTACATCTCCAACAattggcttccaagatcaaaagggatctggtgccttt from Sceloporus undulatus isolate JIND9_A2432 ecotype Alabama chromosome 2, SceUnd_v1.1, whole genome shotgun sequence includes the following:
- the GNE gene encoding bifunctional UDP-N-acetylglucosamine 2-epimerase/N-acetylmannosamine kinase, whose protein sequence is MEKNGNNRKLRVCVATCNRADYSKLAPIMFGIKAEPQFFELDVVVLGSHLIDDYGNTYRMIEQDDFDTHTRLHTIVRGEDEAAMVESVGLALVKLPDVLNRLKPDIMIVHGDRFDALALATSAALMNIRILHIEGGEVSGTIDDSIRHAITKLAHYHVCCTRNAEQHLISMCEDHDRILLAGCPSYDKLLSAKNKDYMSIIRMWLGEDVKPKDYIIALQHPVTTDIKHSIKMFELTLDALISFNKRTLVLFPNIDAGSKEMVRVMRKKGVEHHPNFRAVKHVPFDQFIQLVAHAGCMIGNSSCGVREVGAFGTPVINLGTRQIGRETGENVLHVRDADTQDKILQALHLQFGKQYPCSKIYGDGNAVPRILKFLKSIDLQEPLQKKFCFPPVKENISQDIDHILETQSALAVDLGGTNLRVAIVSMKGEIVKKYTQQNPKTYEDRLELILKMCVEAASEAVNLNCRILGVGISTGGRVNPREGVVLHSTKLIQEWSSVDLRTPISDALHLPVWVDNDGNCAALAERKFGHGKGVESFVTLITGTGIGGGIIHQNELIHGSSFCAAELGHIVVTLDGPECLCGSYGCIEAYASGIALQREAKKLHDEDSLLVGGMSVKKEEAVTGAHLIQAAKLGNPKADNIVRTAGQALGLGVVNILHTINPSLVILSGVLASHYVNIVKEVIQQRALFSVQTVDVVVSDLTDPALLGAASMVLDYTTRRIY